The following proteins come from a genomic window of Haloplanus salinus:
- a CDS encoding L,D-transpeptidase: MDRAGPVRVVVWMRDAPPPPDDPRSRVLDRLRELETDGAVDDVSVRVWGRYADPTSDAPANEEGPIQARIAEFEAWADREGHSLEPAFGRCERTTMVSTDRREVIRLPLQCLAVYAGDRLVGVFPCSTGSGTETVADCIRRLGTEAIVDDE, from the coding sequence ATGGACCGGGCCGGTCCCGTCCGCGTCGTGGTCTGGATGCGAGACGCGCCACCGCCGCCGGACGATCCCCGGTCGAGGGTTCTCGACCGGCTCCGTGAGCTCGAAACCGACGGCGCCGTCGACGACGTGTCGGTTCGCGTCTGGGGACGGTACGCCGATCCGACTTCCGACGCTCCCGCGAACGAGGAGGGGCCGATCCAGGCTCGAATCGCCGAATTCGAGGCGTGGGCCGACCGCGAAGGCCACTCCCTCGAACCGGCCTTCGGGCGGTGCGAACGGACGACGATGGTCTCGACGGATCGACGCGAGGTGATCCGCCTCCCGCTCCAGTGTCTGGCGGTCTACGCCGGCGACCGACTCGTCGGCGTGTTCCCCTGCTCGACTGGCAGTGGCACCGAGACCGTGGCTGACTGCATTCGGCGCCTCGGAACAGAGGCTATCGTCGACGACGAGTAG
- a CDS encoding dihydrolipoyl dehydrogenase family protein, which produces MSDFDVLVIGGGTGNNVASAAADAGLDTALVEPGPLGGTCLNRGCNPSKMLIQAANAVNHVRDAERFHVDATLDGVDHAAVVDEMDDLLGGIATDMEARYRERSNLTLFDEYTEFVDERTVALGGESVTADKVVVATGSRPVVPPIDGLEGIEYLTSQDALYRRELPDSLVIMGGGYIAVELGYVFETMGTDVTIVEMNDRLVHREDSDVAELFTELAAARHDVYTGHRVTAVEESGDGYAVHAETADGDELTVDGSEVLVALGRRPNTDSLNLDAAGIEVDDRGFVETNEYLETSADNVWAQGDVAGNALFKHSGDYETRHTVANVVHGDRRALDLSAMPHTIFTEPQIAGVGKTEAELDDQKYVVGRADYADSAMGRAKKLDDGFVKVLAATDGTILGAHAIGYEASTLLHEAVVAMRHGLTVEDVGETIHAHPTLSKVVEAAFRDAAN; this is translated from the coding sequence ATGAGTGATTTCGACGTGCTCGTCATCGGCGGAGGAACCGGAAACAACGTCGCCTCGGCGGCGGCGGACGCGGGACTCGACACGGCGCTCGTCGAACCTGGACCGCTCGGGGGCACCTGTCTCAATCGCGGGTGCAACCCCTCGAAGATGTTGATTCAGGCCGCGAACGCCGTCAACCACGTCCGCGATGCCGAACGCTTCCACGTCGACGCCACACTCGACGGCGTGGATCACGCGGCCGTCGTCGACGAGATGGACGACCTGCTGGGCGGCATCGCCACGGACATGGAGGCGCGGTACCGCGAGCGGTCCAACCTGACGCTGTTCGACGAGTACACCGAGTTCGTCGACGAACGGACGGTGGCACTCGGCGGCGAATCTGTCACCGCCGACAAGGTCGTCGTCGCGACGGGAAGTCGCCCAGTCGTCCCACCCATCGACGGCCTCGAAGGCATCGAGTACCTCACGAGCCAGGACGCGCTCTACCGGCGCGAACTCCCGGACAGTCTCGTCATCATGGGCGGTGGCTACATCGCCGTCGAATTAGGGTACGTGTTCGAGACGATGGGCACCGACGTGACCATCGTCGAGATGAACGACCGGCTGGTCCACCGGGAGGACAGCGACGTGGCGGAACTGTTCACGGAACTCGCTGCCGCTCGGCACGACGTGTACACCGGGCACCGCGTCACGGCCGTCGAGGAGTCGGGCGACGGCTACGCCGTCCACGCCGAGACCGCGGACGGAGACGAACTGACCGTCGACGGGAGCGAGGTGTTAGTCGCACTCGGCCGGCGCCCGAACACCGACTCGCTGAACCTCGACGCCGCCGGCATCGAGGTCGACGACCGCGGATTCGTCGAGACCAACGAGTATCTGGAGACGAGTGCGGACAACGTCTGGGCACAGGGCGACGTGGCTGGAAACGCGCTGTTCAAACACTCCGGAGACTACGAGACGCGACACACGGTGGCGAACGTCGTCCACGGCGATCGACGGGCGCTCGACCTCTCCGCGATGCCACACACTATCTTCACCGAGCCACAGATCGCCGGCGTCGGGAAGACCGAGGCGGAACTCGACGACCAGAAGTACGTCGTCGGCCGGGCGGACTACGCCGACTCGGCGATGGGTCGCGCGAAGAAACTCGACGACGGCTTCGTGAAAGTGCTCGCGGCGACCGACGGGACCATCCTCGGCGCGCACGCCATCGGCTACGAGGCGTCGACCCTGCTACACGAGGCTGTCGTCGCGATGCGACACGGCCTCACCGTCGAGGACGTCGGCGAGACCATCCACGCCCACCCGACGCTGAGCAAGGTCGTCGAAGCGGCGTTCAGAGACGCAGCGAACTGA
- a CDS encoding helix-turn-helix domain-containing protein, which yields MSEHDTNRSAEDGEAVQYDPASSRYDVFECPDPDCDNVVLALGRDDPPMSCHGEPMQRVTDCDITVKPPDVRQVLLDAFGLPKAGLDICLCVIGEGPLSANEVAESLGYDRSTVTRYLNKLVDIGLLRRSELNREAGGVVNVYHSVDLERMRRETLIGFYIWAGEAAALIEEANVTKQDYMAENPDRELPDVFWESFPDD from the coding sequence ATGTCTGAACACGACACGAACCGATCCGCCGAGGACGGCGAGGCGGTTCAGTACGATCCGGCGTCCAGCAGGTACGACGTCTTCGAGTGTCCTGACCCCGACTGTGACAACGTGGTCCTCGCGCTCGGCCGCGACGACCCACCGATGTCCTGTCACGGGGAGCCGATGCAACGCGTGACCGACTGCGATATCACCGTCAAACCGCCCGACGTCAGACAGGTCCTCCTCGACGCATTCGGCCTCCCCAAAGCCGGCCTCGACATCTGTCTGTGTGTCATCGGCGAGGGCCCGCTCTCGGCCAACGAAGTCGCCGAATCGCTGGGCTACGACCGGAGTACGGTGACGCGGTACCTCAACAAACTCGTCGATATCGGCCTGCTTCGCCGATCCGAACTGAACCGCGAGGCAGGCGGCGTCGTCAACGTGTATCACTCGGTCGACCTGGAGCGAATGCGCCGCGAGACGCTGATCGGCTTCTACATCTGGGCCGGCGAAGCGGCTGCACTCATCGAGGAAGCCAACGTGACGAAACAGGATTACATGGCCGAGAATCCGGACCGCGAACTCCCGGACGTGTTCTGGGAATCGTTCCCCGACGACTGA
- a CDS encoding DUF7546 family protein: protein MNTDRLSAETGTSTVVAGWLQRHVSRRSMLYAGLVLNVEVTLVLLYWVASPTTITNPLILVYPFVWINLSLWAVSSVQRPDVPRRRQLVVGALTGLYFLVLVVAGGLVGPGHAFHGHSHGTGAVRLALTSMPPGWSPALLYGGDLVRFSLFPYKLVGYLALSYLVFVTLLDVSGSALSGALGFASCVSCTWPILGTAVTALFGGGSILATVATNQPYGLSTFVFATSVGLLVWRPFANPRGWLPGR, encoded by the coding sequence ATGAACACCGATCGATTGTCCGCCGAGACGGGCACGTCGACCGTTGTCGCCGGCTGGCTACAGCGACACGTTTCTCGACGGTCGATGCTGTACGCTGGACTCGTCCTGAACGTCGAGGTGACACTGGTATTGTTGTACTGGGTTGCGTCTCCGACGACCATAACGAACCCGTTGATTCTAGTGTATCCGTTCGTCTGGATCAATCTCTCCCTCTGGGCCGTCAGTTCGGTTCAGCGACCCGACGTGCCGCGACGACGGCAACTCGTCGTCGGCGCACTCACAGGGCTGTATTTCCTCGTGTTGGTCGTCGCCGGCGGACTGGTCGGGCCGGGGCACGCGTTTCACGGTCACTCCCACGGAACCGGCGCGGTCCGTCTCGCCCTCACGTCGATGCCCCCGGGATGGAGCCCGGCGCTCCTCTACGGCGGTGATCTGGTGCGTTTCTCGCTGTTCCCGTACAAACTCGTGGGCTATCTCGCACTCTCGTATCTCGTCTTCGTGACCCTTCTCGACGTGAGCGGGTCCGCACTCTCCGGCGCACTCGGCTTCGCCTCGTGTGTGAGTTGCACGTGGCCGATTCTCGGGACGGCCGTGACGGCGCTTTTCGGTGGTGGGTCGATACTCGCGACGGTTGCGACGAACCAGCCGTACGGCCTCTCGACGTTCGTCTTCGCGACGTCCGTCGGATTGCTCGTCTGGCGGCCGTTCGCGAACCCGCGAGGCTGGCTGCCGGGACGCTAA
- a CDS encoding glutathione S-transferase N-terminal domain-containing protein translates to MGTRRLYRLAGCPYCATVEGKLDELGLDYETRDVFPIRFFRSEVKAVSGQKGVPVLVDPANGVTGMAESDDIVAYLERTYG, encoded by the coding sequence ATGGGAACGAGACGCCTATATCGACTCGCGGGCTGTCCCTACTGTGCGACTGTCGAGGGGAAACTGGACGAGTTAGGACTCGATTACGAGACACGCGACGTCTTTCCCATCCGATTCTTCCGGTCGGAAGTGAAAGCGGTCAGCGGGCAGAAGGGCGTTCCAGTTCTCGTCGACCCGGCAAATGGCGTGACTGGAATGGCGGAAAGTGACGATATCGTCGCGTACCTCGAACGGACGTACGGTTGA
- a CDS encoding MFS transporter produces MVSRKHRVLLVIALAELLAMSLWFSATAAAPELAAEWGLTDGETAWLTIAVQLGFVAGALLSSALTLADVIRPRYLFAASAVAGAVFTAAIAGFVTSAIPAIALRFLTGVALAGVYPTGMKILAGWFEEGRGFAIGMLVGALTVGSALPHLLRAVGGVGQPRVVLYGAAGLSVLGGLLVLLVEPGPHQAPAAPFDPSAIGRILRDRGTMLANGGYFGHMWELYAVWTWIPAYLIASIAANGGSGESSSLASLLAFGTIAIGGVGAVVAGSAADRFGRTGTTSASMAISGVACIAAGFVFGSSLLVLVPFVLVWGFVIVADSAQFSAAVSELAEGSYVGTALTLQTAIGFLLTTVSIQMIPMVVDLVGWRWAFAPLALGPILGTLSMQRLKRLPEATKLAGGRG; encoded by the coding sequence ATGGTATCCCGAAAACACCGAGTGCTGTTAGTGATCGCGCTAGCTGAACTCCTCGCCATGTCCCTCTGGTTCAGCGCGACCGCCGCGGCGCCGGAGTTGGCGGCTGAGTGGGGGCTCACCGACGGCGAGACGGCGTGGCTGACTATCGCAGTGCAGTTGGGCTTCGTCGCCGGCGCGCTCCTCTCCTCGGCCCTCACACTCGCGGACGTGATCCGACCCCGCTACCTATTTGCGGCGTCGGCCGTCGCCGGCGCAGTGTTCACGGCCGCAATTGCTGGATTCGTCACGTCGGCCATTCCAGCCATCGCGCTCCGATTTTTGACCGGCGTCGCCTTGGCCGGGGTTTACCCCACCGGGATGAAGATTCTCGCCGGCTGGTTCGAGGAGGGCCGCGGCTTCGCAATCGGCATGCTGGTCGGCGCGCTGACCGTCGGCTCGGCGCTTCCGCACCTGCTCCGTGCCGTCGGCGGCGTCGGACAACCTCGGGTCGTGCTGTACGGGGCCGCGGGCCTGTCGGTTCTCGGCGGGCTGTTGGTCCTCCTCGTCGAGCCGGGACCACATCAGGCACCGGCGGCACCGTTCGATCCGAGCGCAATCGGCCGCATCCTTCGGGATCGGGGGACGATGCTGGCCAACGGTGGGTACTTCGGGCACATGTGGGAGCTCTACGCCGTCTGGACGTGGATCCCCGCCTACCTGATCGCGAGCATCGCGGCGAACGGCGGAAGCGGCGAGTCGTCGAGTCTCGCCTCGCTCCTGGCCTTCGGGACAATCGCCATCGGTGGGGTCGGCGCCGTCGTCGCCGGCTCGGCGGCCGACCGGTTCGGTCGAACGGGGACGACGAGCGCGAGCATGGCCATCAGCGGCGTCGCCTGTATCGCCGCGGGATTCGTCTTCGGATCGTCGTTGCTCGTTCTCGTCCCCTTCGTTCTCGTGTGGGGATTCGTTATCGTCGCCGATTCGGCGCAGTTTTCCGCGGCCGTCTCCGAACTCGCCGAAGGTTCCTACGTCGGAACCGCGCTAACGCTCCAGACGGCCATCGGATTCCTCCTGACGACCGTGTCGATCCAGATGATCCCGATGGTCGTGGATCTGGTCGGCTGGCGCTGGGCGTTCGCGCCGCTGGCGCTCGGGCCGATTCTCGGGACGCTGTCGATGCAGCGGCTCAAACGACTGCCCGAAGCGACGAAACTCGCCGGTGGCCGCGGATAG
- a CDS encoding NAD(P)H-hydrate epimerase: protein MTTDAFVTASGTHVPAVTAETMRDVDRVAVEDVGLQLLQMMENAGRTLAHRVAATGEEPVVVVAGNGGNGGGGLACARHLHNHDVRVAVVLDRDPDALSGAAAQQYGILDATDVSVTSGVEELAAFDRIGVLVDALIGYGLDGPIRDPARSFVEETNRRGSSVVSLDVPSGIDATTGETLGAAVHPETTVSLALPKTGLRTGAGQLVLADIGIPRVVYDRLDIAYDDPFGREWWIELVTGD from the coding sequence ATGACTACTGACGCGTTCGTGACGGCGTCGGGGACGCACGTTCCGGCCGTGACGGCGGAGACGATGCGCGATGTCGACCGGGTTGCCGTCGAGGACGTGGGACTACAGTTGCTCCAGATGATGGAGAACGCGGGCCGAACGTTGGCCCATCGGGTCGCTGCGACGGGTGAGGAGCCGGTGGTGGTCGTGGCCGGAAACGGCGGCAACGGCGGTGGCGGGTTGGCGTGTGCTCGACATCTCCATAACCACGACGTTCGAGTGGCTGTCGTCCTCGACCGCGACCCCGACGCGTTGTCCGGGGCCGCGGCACAGCAGTATGGGATTCTCGACGCGACGGACGTGTCGGTCACGAGCGGCGTCGAGGAACTGGCCGCGTTCGATCGAATCGGCGTACTCGTGGACGCACTCATCGGTTACGGCCTCGACGGCCCGATCCGCGATCCGGCACGTAGCTTCGTCGAGGAAACGAACCGACGCGGATCGAGCGTCGTCTCCCTCGACGTGCCCTCCGGTATCGACGCCACGACCGGCGAGACACTCGGGGCAGCCGTCCACCCGGAGACGACGGTCTCGCTCGCGTTACCGAAGACGGGACTACGAACCGGTGCGGGACAGCTCGTTCTCGCCGACATCGGTATTCCGCGGGTCGTGTACGACCGCCTCGACATCGCGTACGACGACCCGTTCGGCCGAGAGTGGTGGATCGAACTGGTGACTGGGGACTGA
- a CDS encoding redoxin domain-containing protein — protein MLPEGTAAPEFTLPGTAMNRDATEMSAYSLADALQRGPVIINFYLFDFHPECTEHMCSLHDLLWFDLDDRVTVFGISTDRSFSHRAFAETEELAFALLSDSDGSVAESYDVFYEEFNGHKRIAKRSVFVVDTNGTIRYAWSTDDPTVQPDFSAVKDALEGLQTVHSDD, from the coding sequence ATGCTCCCCGAAGGCACCGCTGCACCGGAGTTCACGTTGCCCGGAACTGCGATGAATCGAGACGCGACCGAGATGTCGGCGTACTCGCTTGCCGACGCGCTCCAGCGAGGGCCGGTGATCATCAACTTCTATCTCTTCGATTTTCACCCCGAATGTACCGAACACATGTGCTCGCTCCACGATCTGCTGTGGTTCGACCTCGACGACCGAGTGACGGTGTTCGGTATCTCCACGGATCGCTCGTTCAGCCACCGAGCGTTCGCGGAGACCGAAGAACTGGCCTTCGCCCTCCTCTCGGATAGCGACGGGAGCGTCGCCGAATCCTACGACGTGTTCTACGAGGAGTTCAACGGCCACAAACGGATCGCGAAGCGTTCGGTCTTCGTCGTCGACACCAACGGGACGATTCGGTACGCGTGGAGCACCGACGATCCCACCGTGCAACCGGATTTCTCGGCGGTCAAGGACGCACTCGAAGGGTTGCAGACCGTCCACTCCGACGACTGA
- a CDS encoding cupredoxin domain-containing protein gives MAIDDIDRRTLLRLGGAAAIGALAGCNSQQGSEATSTATTTPTSTATARATATEAPGTNPPGADQLGGPDDLQSSATVEATMLSSDQGAGQHVNTPAVVWVEQGATVTWNIAEGSHSITAYHPDFDRSLRIPEEATPFDSGILSAEESFEHAFDTPGVYNYFCRPHEGLGMVGLVVVGQPQGGPGTTAVDDIELSAAAQSLTRLLDVAGIVTGEGGGTNAYAWQDATWDSYWYSLYNMSTNIAMSGNGVLFPHNEEQQQAFDQRVPAMLQHADVDKPPIKNPNLNMAAFTTGDPHFTQKPVFDSGDGRPDASTLQWDMSQSSKVVSPSSAAWTHLKGVTWAKNFQKHFETLPPGIAAKFRAQMLTTLAQIGTNATLIAGGPDGNGALTKGDSLELVSEFRPSDGTVVDDTARPNHHSAMLWFLSDLTSLAGNGWFGYVNPEPLVPKGKIQQLTDGMAQTTMNLFDPADVVDMGSTRDLGQMLGAVGWYGTHAGSDDLRAGAASYANDLAAEVDAHLDGNGHVADGAANGAATQGAVGQGLLWASQIDGVDHRDTAETVLGYLLDELWDEDAGTFATDPGASTYRITSRDAGDVTGGLNAADALLDLDVQEVYARYFNGTFNRGRLQRAERPNSRDEGAEFTLPLPPAAGGEYGQAAVYNDAIEYDTGADEWTVVDDTFTTAWALYTSNQDIWIGNWAGDFYQGRGVPGQSDQPPGEA, from the coding sequence ATGGCAATCGATGACATTGACAGGCGTACGCTTCTCCGTCTCGGTGGAGCCGCAGCCATCGGCGCACTAGCGGGTTGTAACAGTCAGCAAGGCTCCGAGGCCACCTCGACGGCGACGACGACTCCCACGTCGACCGCAACAGCAAGGGCCACGGCGACGGAGGCACCCGGGACCAACCCCCCCGGTGCGGATCAACTCGGGGGACCCGACGACCTCCAGTCGTCGGCGACGGTGGAGGCGACGATGCTTTCGTCCGACCAGGGCGCCGGCCAGCACGTGAACACGCCGGCCGTCGTCTGGGTCGAACAGGGAGCGACCGTGACGTGGAACATCGCCGAGGGCTCGCACTCGATCACGGCGTATCACCCCGACTTCGACCGGTCACTCCGGATTCCCGAGGAGGCAACGCCCTTCGATTCCGGGATTCTTTCCGCAGAGGAATCCTTCGAACACGCCTTCGACACGCCGGGCGTCTACAACTATTTTTGTCGCCCGCACGAGGGACTCGGGATGGTCGGTCTCGTCGTCGTCGGTCAGCCACAGGGTGGGCCGGGAACGACGGCCGTCGACGACATCGAACTGAGCGCAGCCGCCCAATCACTCACGCGACTCCTTGACGTGGCGGGCATCGTCACCGGCGAGGGCGGGGGGACGAACGCGTACGCGTGGCAGGACGCCACCTGGGACTCCTACTGGTACTCGCTGTACAACATGAGTACCAACATCGCCATGAGTGGGAACGGGGTTCTGTTCCCCCATAACGAGGAGCAACAGCAGGCGTTCGACCAGCGAGTGCCGGCGATGCTCCAGCATGCGGATGTCGACAAACCCCCGATCAAGAATCCGAACCTGAATATGGCGGCGTTCACGACGGGCGACCCACACTTCACTCAAAAGCCCGTCTTCGACTCGGGCGACGGCCGCCCCGACGCGTCGACCCTGCAGTGGGATATGTCGCAGTCCTCGAAGGTCGTGAGCCCCTCCTCGGCCGCGTGGACGCACCTCAAGGGCGTGACGTGGGCGAAGAACTTCCAGAAACACTTCGAGACGCTTCCACCGGGAATTGCGGCGAAGTTCCGCGCGCAGATGCTCACCACCCTCGCCCAGATCGGGACGAACGCGACGCTCATCGCCGGCGGCCCGGACGGCAACGGCGCACTCACGAAAGGCGACTCGCTCGAACTCGTCTCCGAGTTCCGACCGAGTGACGGCACGGTCGTCGACGACACGGCCCGGCCCAACCACCACTCGGCGATGCTCTGGTTCCTGTCGGATCTCACGAGTCTCGCGGGGAACGGGTGGTTCGGCTACGTGAACCCGGAACCCCTCGTGCCGAAAGGGAAGATCCAGCAACTGACCGACGGGATGGCGCAGACGACGATGAACCTCTTCGATCCCGCCGACGTCGTCGACATGGGGTCGACCCGGGACCTCGGCCAGATGCTCGGTGCCGTCGGCTGGTACGGAACGCACGCCGGAAGCGACGACCTGCGTGCTGGCGCCGCGAGCTACGCCAACGATCTGGCGGCTGAGGTCGACGCCCACCTCGACGGCAACGGACACGTGGCCGACGGCGCGGCCAATGGAGCGGCGACGCAGGGTGCGGTCGGACAGGGGCTCCTCTGGGCCTCTCAAATCGACGGCGTCGACCACCGCGACACCGCGGAGACCGTCCTCGGCTACCTGCTCGACGAACTCTGGGACGAGGACGCGGGCACCTTCGCCACCGATCCCGGCGCCTCCACCTACCGAATCACGTCGCGCGACGCCGGCGACGTGACCGGCGGCCTCAACGCCGCCGACGCACTCCTCGATCTCGACGTGCAGGAGGTGTACGCCCGCTACTTCAACGGGACGTTCAACCGCGGGCGACTGCAACGGGCCGAACGCCCGAATAGCCGCGACGAGGGTGCCGAGTTCACGCTTCCCCTCCCACCGGCTGCCGGCGGCGAGTACGGACAGGCCGCCGTGTACAACGACGCCATCGAGTACGACACCGGCGCCGACGAGTGGACGGTCGTCGACGACACGTTCACCACGGCGTGGGCGCTATACACGTCGAATCAGGACATCTGGATCGGCAACTGGGCAGGCGACTTCTACCAGGGTCGTGGCGTGCCCGGCCAGAGCGACCAGCCGCCCGGGGAGGCCTGA
- a CDS encoding winged helix-turn-helix transcriptional regulator, which produces MSDDTEADAATQLEVWCAGEDWCPVTTTASLIGKKWHPVIIHRLLDNGPSGFNELKADVDGISSKVLSSSLDDLEEKQIVDREIISEKPVRVQYSLTEHGQSLEPVIFSMRDWGLEHLTEPDEDESSVA; this is translated from the coding sequence ATGAGCGACGATACTGAAGCGGACGCTGCCACCCAGCTCGAAGTGTGGTGCGCCGGCGAGGATTGGTGCCCGGTCACGACGACGGCGTCACTCATCGGCAAGAAGTGGCACCCCGTAATCATTCATCGACTCCTCGACAACGGACCGAGTGGATTCAACGAACTCAAAGCCGACGTTGACGGGATTTCGAGCAAAGTCCTCTCGAGTAGTCTCGACGACCTCGAGGAGAAGCAGATCGTCGACCGCGAAATCATCAGCGAAAAACCCGTGCGGGTGCAGTACTCGCTCACCGAACACGGGCAGTCGCTCGAACCGGTGATATTTTCGATGCGTGACTGGGGTCTCGAACATCTCACGGAACCCGACGAAGACGAGTCGTCGGTCGCGTAG
- a CDS encoding winged helix-turn-helix transcriptional regulator — protein MADVLGRKWHLVILHELLTEGAMGFGELKGEIDHISSKVLSDSLDRLETEHDLVERRIVSEKPVRVEYAMTDRGRDLAPIVTRIHEWGVEHVVRE, from the coding sequence ATGGCAGACGTACTCGGGCGCAAGTGGCACCTGGTTATCCTCCACGAGTTGCTGACGGAGGGCGCGATGGGATTCGGCGAACTGAAAGGAGAGATTGATCACATATCGTCGAAGGTACTGTCGGACAGCCTCGACCGGCTCGAAACGGAACACGACCTCGTCGAACGCCGCATCGTGAGCGAAAAGCCAGTGCGCGTCGAATACGCGATGACGGATCGCGGCCGTGACCTCGCCCCCATCGTCACTCGTATCCACGAGTGGGGCGTCGAACACGTCGTGAGAGAGTAG
- a CDS encoding alpha/beta fold hydrolase yields the protein MPSYAEWTAAQETTAVTVDGHELDVAYYDEGSGDPVVFLHGIPTNSYLWRDVIGPIAAERRVIVPDMIGYGNSSMFDGFDRSIRAQEEMITELLSALDVESPSLVGHDLGGGVFLRYAAHHPDAVDELVLSNSIAYDSWPIQLITDLGLPETARETGVEELQAMLDDLFRDTLSGSEHSEAFLDGMTTPWDSEAGVTSLVRNAISTNTNHTTEIDPATIEARTLLLWGADDQFQSIEWAERLQADIQTAELIGLDDANHWVMEDRPDAYRDELADFLR from the coding sequence ATGCCAAGCTACGCGGAGTGGACTGCAGCGCAAGAGACGACAGCCGTCACGGTCGACGGACACGAACTCGACGTCGCCTACTACGACGAGGGATCGGGCGATCCCGTCGTCTTTCTCCACGGGATTCCGACGAACTCCTACCTGTGGCGGGACGTGATCGGGCCGATCGCGGCGGAACGCCGCGTCATCGTGCCGGACATGATCGGATACGGCAACTCGTCGATGTTCGACGGATTCGATCGATCGATCCGCGCACAGGAGGAGATGATCACGGAACTGCTGTCGGCGCTTGATGTCGAAAGTCCCTCGCTGGTCGGTCACGACCTCGGTGGCGGCGTGTTCCTCCGCTACGCGGCCCACCATCCGGACGCAGTCGACGAGCTCGTGCTATCGAACTCCATCGCGTACGACTCTTGGCCGATCCAGTTGATCACCGACTTGGGACTTCCCGAGACGGCCCGAGAAACCGGCGTGGAGGAGTTGCAGGCGATGCTCGACGATCTCTTTCGAGATACGCTCTCCGGGTCGGAGCACAGCGAAGCGTTCCTCGACGGCATGACCACGCCGTGGGACTCCGAAGCGGGTGTAACCTCTCTCGTTCGAAACGCGATCTCGACGAACACGAATCACACGACTGAGATCGATCCGGCGACGATCGAGGCCCGGACGCTCCTCCTGTGGGGGGCGGACGATCAGTTCCAGTCCATCGAGTGGGCCGAGCGCTTGCAAGCGGATATCCAGACGGCCGAACTGATCGGGCTGGACGACGCAAACCACTGGGTGATGGAGGACCGGCCGGACGCCTACCGCGACGAACTGGCCGACTTCCTGCGCTAA
- a CDS encoding bacterio-opsin activator domain-containing protein, producing MTVQEPVETPITEIELEVRDRNCFFVRLSAETDCLIRLEELIHRADGNLLQYFSIRETSPKDIIELATSESAIAEARLVRNGPDGNLFQFVVSGPCVTATLADTGAITRDVSAAGGVGRVVATVPSHVAVRTVVETFRTRHPDSEFLARRERDQSPPVRTRAGVHTILADRLTEKQYEVLRTAYLSGYFTWPRDSTAEECADALGIAQPTFSQHLRAAQSKVFTALFDAAIDDG from the coding sequence ATGACCGTTCAGGAACCCGTCGAGACACCAATAACAGAGATAGAACTGGAGGTGCGGGACAGAAACTGCTTTTTCGTTCGTCTCTCGGCCGAAACGGACTGTCTCATTCGCCTCGAAGAGTTGATCCACCGAGCTGACGGGAACCTGCTTCAGTACTTCAGTATCCGTGAAACGTCTCCGAAGGACATCATCGAACTGGCCACGAGCGAATCTGCAATCGCAGAGGCTCGTCTCGTCAGGAACGGTCCCGACGGCAATCTCTTCCAGTTCGTCGTCTCAGGACCGTGTGTCACTGCGACGCTCGCCGACACCGGAGCGATCACTCGTGACGTTTCGGCCGCGGGCGGCGTCGGCCGTGTCGTCGCAACTGTTCCATCTCACGTCGCCGTTCGAACGGTCGTCGAAACGTTTCGGACACGCCATCCGGACTCGGAGTTTCTCGCCAGGAGAGAACGTGATCAATCTCCACCCGTTCGAACGAGAGCGGGTGTCCACACCATCCTCGCCGACCGACTTACCGAAAAACAGTACGAAGTACTTCGAACGGCGTATCTGAGCGGCTACTTCACGTGGCCGCGTGACAGTACGGCCGAAGAGTGTGCCGACGCGTTGGGGATTGCTCAGCCGACGTTTAGCCAGCACCTTCGAGCGGCTCAGTCCAAGGTATTTACCGCTCTCTTCGACGCCGCGATCGACGACGGGTGA